DNA from Kitasatospora herbaricolor:
CACCGACCAGGGGCGGGACGTCTTCGGGCGGATCGTCGGCGACGACCACCGCGCGTACACGGCCGCCTGGCTGGCCGCGTCCTGCTACGGGGAGGAGCTGGCCACCGCCCTGTGTGCGGCGGCCTGGTCGCCGCCGGACGGTCGCTGAGCGGCGCCCCCGGCCGGGCCCGGGCCGCCACCCCCTGACCTGGGGCCGATCGGGGCCGATCGGTGGCGGCCCGCCCGGCTGCCCCCGCCGCCCCGCCCCCCGCCCCCTGTCCCCTGTCGCCGCGGGCCGCGCCCGCCCCGGCGTCACGGGACCAGGGCGTCACGGGATCAGGACGAGCTTGCCCGTGACCGCCCGTCCGGCGCTGATCCGGTGCGCCTGCCCGGCCTCGGCCAGCGGCAGGGTCAGGCCCACGTGCACCCGCAGCGCCCCGGCCACGACCAGGTCGCGCAGGGCGGCGAGGTCCTCCGCGGACCGGTGCACGACGACCGGCTCGAACCGCACGCCCGACGCGTGCGCCTCCTCCGGCGTCAGCCCCGGGTCGTGGTCGATGGCGCTGACGATCAGCCCGCCCGGCCGCAGCACCGCCACCGAGCGCCGCGCGTTCTCCCCGCCGACCAGGTCGAACACCACGTCCACCGGCTCTACGGCGCCGGCGAAGTCGGCCAGGGTGTAGTCGATCAGCTGGTCCGCGCCGAGCTTCTTCAGGATGGTGTGCTTCTCCGCCCGCGCCGTCCCGATGACGTACGCGCCGCGCGCCTTGGCGATCTGGACGGCGAGGTGGCCGACGCCGCCGGAGGCCGCGTGGATCAGCACCCGCTGCCCCGGCCCGATCCCGGCGATCCGGACCAGCGCCTGGTAGGCGGTCAGACCGGAGAGCGAGAGGGCGCCGGCCTCGATCACCGGCAGCGCCGCCGGCCGGTGCGCGAACTCTTCGGCGGGGGCGGCGACGTACTCGGCGTAGGCGTTGCCGGCCTGCGGGAAGTGCGGCATGCCGAACACCTCGTCACCGGCCGTGAAGCCGGTGACGCCCTCCCCGACGACTTCGACGGTGCCGGCGACGTCCCAGCCGAGCGAGAAGGGTGGCTCGCCCAGCAGCGGGAAGTATCCGGCCCGGACGGCCAGGTCGACCGGGTTGACGCCCGCCGCCTGCACCTTGACCAGGATCTCGCCCGGCCCCGCGACCGGGCGCGCGGTGCTGACCTGCTCCAGCACCTCGGGGCCGCCGAGGCTCTGCTGGGTGATGGCGTTCATCTGCGGGGCGGCGTGCTGAGGGTGCGTCTGAACCGACATGGGAGGACCTCTTCCAGGATGGTGACCGGCTGTGACCACCATCCTGGTCGAGCCGGTATCCCTTGTGAAGAAGGCACCTTGACGGTATATAGGTACCTTATGGATACCACCTCTGAACTGGTAGGACAGCGAGTCGCCGATGTCTACCTGCGCGAATGCGCGTCACGCTCGGTACTCCAGCTGCTCGCCAACAAGTGGACCTTCCTGGTCCTCGGCGCGCTGGCGGACGGACCGCAGCGCTTCGGCGTCCTGCTGCGGCGCGCGGACGGCATCACCCAGAAGAGCCTCACCCAGACCCTGCGCGGGCTGGAGCGCGACGGGCTGCTGTCCCGTACGGTCTACCCCACGATCCCGCCCCGGGTCGAGTACGAGCTGACCGACCTCGGCCGCAGCGTCGGCGGTCTGATCGGCCAGATCAACGTCTGGGCCGAGGCCAACCTCTCGTCGGTGGTCGCGGCCCGCGAGGAGTACGACGAGCACGTCGGGGAGGAGCCCCGCCCGGTCACCCGCTGACCTTCGGCCGGCCGGGCCGGCCGGCGCCGCCCGCCCCGGTCCGGCCCGCTGTCCCGTCAGGCCCGCTGCCCGGTCACGCCCGCCCTCCGGTCGATGCCAGCAGCTCGGCGAGCGCGGCGTCCTCGGTCATCGGGCGGGGCGGCGCCTTCATCAGCAGGGCCGACACCGGGTCGAGCACGCCCGAGATCCCGCGCTCC
Protein-coding regions in this window:
- a CDS encoding winged helix-turn-helix transcriptional regulator; this encodes MDTTSELVGQRVADVYLRECASRSVLQLLANKWTFLVLGALADGPQRFGVLLRRADGITQKSLTQTLRGLERDGLLSRTVYPTIPPRVEYELTDLGRSVGGLIGQINVWAEANLSSVVAAREEYDEHVGEEPRPVTR
- a CDS encoding NADP-dependent oxidoreductase, translating into MSVQTHPQHAAPQMNAITQQSLGGPEVLEQVSTARPVAGPGEILVKVQAAGVNPVDLAVRAGYFPLLGEPPFSLGWDVAGTVEVVGEGVTGFTAGDEVFGMPHFPQAGNAYAEYVAAPAEEFAHRPAALPVIEAGALSLSGLTAYQALVRIAGIGPGQRVLIHAASGGVGHLAVQIAKARGAYVIGTARAEKHTILKKLGADQLIDYTLADFAGAVEPVDVVFDLVGGENARRSVAVLRPGGLIVSAIDHDPGLTPEEAHASGVRFEPVVVHRSAEDLAALRDLVVAGALRVHVGLTLPLAEAGQAHRISAGRAVTGKLVLIP